The segment CTTCGGGATGCAACTCCAACGCATCGCCTGCCGTCGCGGTAAACACATGACCGGGGATTTCGCCATCCAAAGTGGGTCGCATCATCGGTCCATTCGTGGCCACACTTTGACCGCTCCAAACGGCACGCCACCAGGCCTTTTCGTTGGTCAGCGGTCGCGCCTCGAGTGCTTCGTCCGGATCATCGGTGTACTCGTATCCGGCCAGCGGATCGGCCGCGTATAAACGGTTGTACCCAACCGGCGAAGCACTTCGATCGTCGCCGCTTCCCGCCAATGGTGGAATCCGAAAACCGGCTTCAAGCATGTTCCAGTAGATCTGTTCGGCCCACTGGCCGGTCGCCTGAGTCGTTCCCTTGATCAAGCTTTGTGTCTCTCGACCATCTTTGACGGACAGAATTTTTCGATCCAGGCGAAGCCAGTCACCTAGCAAAAAGCAGCCATCGATTTTTTCACTCGACAACCAGATCGGCAGCGCCCAGGCGAACGGATTCTCGATCGCGACTTTGATTTCCGAGTCCTCGAGTTGCGACGTTGCCGCGATCCACTGACTTGCAATCGCGTCAGCCGGTGGCGTGGTTTCGTCCGTCAAACCGTAGACCGCCAGCCCGTCGTGAGCTTTCACGTCTTCGCGAATCCACATGGGATCGATGATGGGCGGGTCATCGGGGCTGCGATTCGGAATCGGCTTCGCATCAACGTGGCCAGCCACCGCCGCAACATGCAGATCCTCGGACACCATCCGCAGCGGCAGACTGTGGGATGAACTCGGGATATAGCAGTCCCCACTGGTCCATCCTCTCGCCCGCATGTCAATCATTCGAGGCAAGTCGACATTGTGGTCGTCGATGCTCGTTTTCTCTAACGCAAAATTACCCGTCACGATGCGGTACTCAGGACCACGAACCATGCGAAACGTATAGGCACCATTGGGAAGTGACAGTTCAACCGATCGATCCAAGACGACGCCCATACCCGCAGGAACGGTCATTCGAATCGGCATCGGCTTGTCCGTCCGTTCAGTGCGAAAGATTTCAACGCGGGTAGTGACCAGATCTCCGGTGGCTTCATCATGCACGGTTAGGTCCATCAGGCCACCAGCCGCACGCACCTGCGACAACTCGGGAATCGCCCAAAAAACGGCCAAGATCGAAAAAACGAGGGCAGAAGTTCTCATTGGCCGCGATTCCTTATCATTGACTGGGTTCCAGGCGTTGGCGTTCCCAGCGTGTATCCTGTGTAGCATCACTTTCATTCGGTCACCACGAGGCATTTCATGCGACACTGTTTGCTACCCGCCATCATGTTCTTGGTTTCGACAATTGCCTCGGCGGCCGAGAAACCAAACATCATTTACATTTTGTCAGACGACATGGGCTTTTCTGACATCGGTTGCTATGGCGGCGAAGTGCCAACACCAAACTTGGATTCGCTTGCCGATGGCGGACTTCGATTCACTCAGTTTTATAACACGGGGCGATGTTGTCCGACGCGGGCAAGTTTGTTGACTGGTTTGTATCCACACCAAGCCGGCGTGGGTCACATGATGGAAGATCGAGGACACGATGGATACCGTGGCGATTTGAATCGCAACTGTGTCACGATTGCCGAGGCGTTGAAGCCGGCCGGATACCGGACTTACATGGCTGGCAAATGGCACGTCACGCCAAAAATCAATCCCAAGACCGAATCGGACAAATCGAATTGGCCGAGACAACGCGGATTTGACCGTTTCTACGGCACCATACACGGGGCAGGCAGCTTCTTTGATCCCAACTCGCTTACTCGTGACAACGAACTCATTTCTCCTTTTGCGGATCCCCAGTACGGCCCTGAGCAAATGGCCAATGGCACGTATTACTACACCGACGCGATTGCCGATCACGCGTCAAAGTTTGTCCGTGAACATCATTACGACAATGGCGAGCAACCTTTTTTCATGTACGTCGCGTTCACCGCGGCGCACTGGCCAATGCACGCTCTTGACCATGACATCGCAAAGCACACCGGAAAGTATGACGAAGGCTACGACGCGATTCGAAATACTCGCTACCAAAAGATGCTGGAACTCGGACTGATCAGCAAGACGGACACCGTCAATTGGCCGATTCCAGATGGCAAGAAAGAAACGAAGCACTGGGATTGGGATAAACGCAACATGGAAGTCTATGCGGCGATGATCGACAGCATGGACCAGGGCATCGGCCGTATCATCGAATCGCTAAAGAGCACTGGCCAGCTTGAAAACACGGTAATTTGTTTTATGCAAGACAACGGCGGCTGTGCCGAAGGATACGGCCGTGGCGGTATCGGCGGTCCAAGATCGGCCGAGCCTACGATGGAAGTTCTCAGCGACGATTACTTGCAACCCGATATGACTCCCAAGCAGTCTCGCGACGGTTTCCCGATGCGAACTGGCAAAGGATCCATGGCGGGACCAGCGGACACGGCGATCGGTTACGGCGAAGGCTGGGCTACGGTGTCGAACACACCGTTCCGCGAGTACAAGCACTACGTTCATGAAGGCGGAATTTCGACGCCGTTGATCGTTCACTGGCCCGACGGATTAGCGCGACATGGCGAATTAGAACGGACGCCAAGCCACTTGGTCGACTTGATGGCGACGGCAATCGACTTGGCCGACGCCAACTACCCGGCCAAGTTCCATGACGGCCAACCGATCAAGCCAATGGAAGGCACAAGTTTAGTGCCAACGTTCACGCGCAAGTCA is part of the Rubripirellula reticaptiva genome and harbors:
- a CDS encoding arylsulfatase; the encoded protein is MRHCLLPAIMFLVSTIASAAEKPNIIYILSDDMGFSDIGCYGGEVPTPNLDSLADGGLRFTQFYNTGRCCPTRASLLTGLYPHQAGVGHMMEDRGHDGYRGDLNRNCVTIAEALKPAGYRTYMAGKWHVTPKINPKTESDKSNWPRQRGFDRFYGTIHGAGSFFDPNSLTRDNELISPFADPQYGPEQMANGTYYYTDAIADHASKFVREHHYDNGEQPFFMYVAFTAAHWPMHALDHDIAKHTGKYDEGYDAIRNTRYQKMLELGLISKTDTVNWPIPDGKKETKHWDWDKRNMEVYAAMIDSMDQGIGRIIESLKSTGQLENTVICFMQDNGGCAEGYGRGGIGGPRSAEPTMEVLSDDYLQPDMTPKQSRDGFPMRTGKGSMAGPADTAIGYGEGWATVSNTPFREYKHYVHEGGISTPLIVHWPDGLARHGELERTPSHLVDLMATAIDLADANYPAKFHDGQPIKPMEGTSLVPTFTRKSIQREAIYWEHEGNRAIRVGNDKLVAKGKNGKWELYDIATDRSEQNDLSSKNPERVEELAAMWMAYAKRANVLPLNPRKASNNKQR
- a CDS encoding CehA/McbA family metallohydrolase domain-containing protein, with amino-acid sequence MRTSALVFSILAVFWAIPELSQVRAAGGLMDLTVHDEATGDLVTTRVEIFRTERTDKPMPIRMTVPAGMGVVLDRSVELSLPNGAYTFRMVRGPEYRIVTGNFALEKTSIDDHNVDLPRMIDMRARGWTSGDCYIPSSSHSLPLRMVSEDLHVAAVAGHVDAKPIPNRSPDDPPIIDPMWIREDVKAHDGLAVYGLTDETTPPADAIASQWIAATSQLEDSEIKVAIENPFAWALPIWLSSEKIDGCFLLGDWLRLDRKILSVKDGRETQSLIKGTTQATGQWAEQIYWNMLEAGFRIPPLAGSGDDRSASPVGYNRLYAADPLAGYEYTDDPDEALEARPLTNEKAWWRAVWSGQSVATNGPMMRPTLDGEIPGHVFTATAGDALELHPEVHLAVRDQVDYLEVVHNGKVHYKAKLDEFARAGGVITPLVIRESGWVVMRVVTLFDDHYRFATSAPWYFEFDGQPRITTEAVMFFQDWQTEHEERLKKLPPGELARHIPFVKAARTFWNDRLAKSR